The following DNA comes from Ptychodera flava strain L36383 chromosome 23 unlocalized genomic scaffold, AS_Pfla_20210202 Scaffold_24__1_contigs__length_23054250_pilon, whole genome shotgun sequence.
ATACAATTTCCACCGTATAGTTAATGTCGCCAACTTGAAGTGTTGCCTTAATGTACAGTAATAGTGTACATTTCGCAGctgtctataactttctttaatgtcaatTGTCGTATTAACAATTGCTATGTCTCTTACTTTATTGATGggttttattgtgatttatttgtttttagacAGATTGTTCAGATCAGTCTTTTCTGTTAGAGTTGTGTTCTTTCTGATGTGGGTTGCAAATGGAATTTTCTCTATCGAACTAAGTTGcttcgagacagttttacaattttgggtTTTCCGCTGTTAGTAGTGTCGACATTGGATTTATCTTATAACAGTTGTCTGATTGATGAATTGATcgtttgtttctcatgatattgcaaaatcttatgatgcgaatagatttgttgatatctgataggacaatttttctgtataggcAATTCGGAATGGAAATAAATTTCAAGCTTTTGCTTGATgctttgatttgcaagattttttatgaatctgagaatctttctgagttcttgcttttgtttaatcttcgaTTTTCTGTTTATAATATGTTCTTCCTGGCGTTTTTTACGTTTTAtgtttccaaacagcaaaacgataCCAAAAACGAAAGGCAAAGATGCTTTCATAAAAATCACGAAAGCTGCGAAAAAGCAAGGTAACCTAgcttcaaaagtcaaaatagtcttctctttgttcataaaaccctgAGGAAACGGTCTTTTTTAAGCcagcacatcctccaaaaagagaactactgtagcacaaaactatgtGTCTGTCATCACACATcgagacatgaaaaaaacagaaaattcaacaaacgaaaaaggcttctcaaacaaaggaagcaaaagaccaaaatcacaaacataaaacctcTTTCGGgggccaaggtcacatgaccagggtcaaggcatgatttattcaccggtttctcgccatgtttttcgttatcatgaaatcacactactattgatctactcactatatcgTAACACTTTCAAACGTAGAACCGATATGtaaagttgccctcatttcctTTACAATGATTCACTTTTGTTAAATActcaataatttcataatagtttgcaacttgtgttgagcttattggctaagtttttgtacatttatcatttattttgagtttacgGATCATCaacacaaattgtacattaccttgaaACTTATTATTTCGTCACataaatgggctattgtactAAGCATAGTAAACTTCATAATAGGCTATTTTGTAATTTGGAGTTGACATTttgttttatgacgtcatcacaataattaatttgcatcaattatatgttttgtctgtaattttgggtgttaatttcagttcaggcacTAAAATGCTGGACACAGGCTTCATCAACAGTAATTGAACATTATCACACGGTATTatggggatattttgaatttggtcggccattttggctttatgacgtcatcacaataatttatttgcatcaattttatgttgtatttgtaatttgggatgtttgtgtcagtttattcaaaataatattgaaaactgcccGAATTAgcagtattttaccattttaagcaatataacggcggccattttgaatttatgacgtcatcgagcctttccggtgacccaaatttttggagcaatagctaattttgatctacacatatatgcaaacctctgtagcaaatttggcacttttgtcatccgtgtaacgatatttttgttaagccacctgactacaGAGTGTTTTCTTCCTAGGAACAATGTTCTCTCCATTGTCATCCCGGTAACTTCCCCTCCCCAGGAAACACTGCCATAGGAAAAGTTgctcataattattttttgtctttttcaccCCACCCGCCTAATGTAGACTTTCAAAAAGCAAAGAATGTTGATGAAATTAACACAGTGACTGTAGACTTCCTTTTATGATTTAAGCAAAACGTTTGATGCTAAATGTACAAGTGCGAGATATTGTCTTGTTGGCGGTATGCAATATTGGGCTGAGTAATGTATATATTTGACCGTCAGTTTAGTGGAAAACTACCgttaattagttccagagaccagctctggaactgttagtttttgctcactttccttctttctttctttctttctttctttctttctttctttctttctttctctatttccggttttactaccatagaacatgccatacacaaattttaccgtAATGACCCAGAATGCaatgcgacacgcttatgacgtcatcgctcagctcggacgggttttacgggcatttcttgtttgtttatttatttattttttatttggcattgctcaactatcatattgcgttcagttattaataattctagctttctttcgctttgttttttgttgctttttgattttatttttctcgaaatactcgccgtacgtggcgctatactgtttcgcccgaatgctcatgagacAACATGGCGGCGTATCAATCGCCtcgctcgcacagagagagaaaattagcctttccctaagtttacaagcgcggctgggcacatcgtgtacctaggcgaagtggctgtgctcgaaaacgatgatcaatgcaaaatttggactcaaaatcggctgttttggcggagaaactgcccgccgtatttctgaggagccaccagcggtttttcctacaTCAAtctgcggggctgtggtgggaggccgtttaacgccggtaacacacagccctgccatgcagagctaggcatattagtgaacgtactgtctgtcatgcaccggcatgcgttggctgcacgtaaaagcaactcaactttccaagatcaaatggtcagtatcttgtgaaaacagcgacatagcaatgaaaattgttttagtctgtgcttttaatcaaatgaaaatgcatgtggctcaatttcaacggcctaggtccgatgtttccttcTCATCGTTGTAAATGACACCCcttttacggcaacaactcagcgctacccgtcaagcgattgatttttacgtaggtcagcggagcgaaaattattgctctggctcgcgagaatgtcgtctgataaacatttccgtgcgttgtcgccccgtatgtatctgttgcgttttaccatacatgtaggcatttgtaatctgactgccttgcttttagttgtattatggtgtttactgctatcagccctgaatccaaagcactctttcattctgcacctatctttgtcacacattctcttgtttcttccgctgctctggtctctggaacttcgcttttgcttgcaaatgctttctagtttttACTTAATCTTTGTAATTTAAACCGTAGATGGTAAACTACTACCCAACTGGAGCTTAATGTCACCAGGGACATTCCCTACAGTGTGTGTCGTCACCCATCTGTCAAAATTGTACGTTTCACTAAAGTATGGGTCACTCTGTAGTCTAGACTAACGTTTGGCGACAGACAAGTAATTGGTAATGTGTACAGAGTATTCAATAGTAGACTACACGTAAGCAAAACCGGGCCCTAACCTGGTCTGTTAGACCCGGCCTGGTGAGCTTTACAACTTCCCTTTGCTAAGGTGCCAATGTGAAACCAATACGGCTACTTGTACCACATGATGGGTGTAAAATTATGGCACCAGCGACTTCGTTTCCCGGTGTAATAAGATGTCGTATTCCTACAAATTCCCGTAGTAATTGGAGGCACGCCTGTCTTTTGAAGTGCTAAAAATGTTTTCACTGTTTCTGACTTTCCGAGGACGACAAAATATATCGATTCTTCGCGTCACGCCAGCTACGTGAGGTTGCAAACATTCACGTCCCCGCAGAAAGTGTGCGATCGATCACTCTCCGGTTTACGAGCTGTTTTGTCATCAGGTCACATCTACCGACATCATTGGCGGCCATGAAGAAGACACCACAGAAAGCTCAGACTTGCTTCCTACATACAGCAATTACATATTTTCCGAACAATAAAGTTTTATGGCCATTGTACCCTTTTCAAATATCGTAGATGATGAACTCTGTAGACATTTATCGTTCCTAAAACGTTATTGCGAACGGAAATGGTAATTTTCGCAATTTGTTTTATAACTAAAAAGTTAAAAGTAATAGGACGCTGTTAATATACCCATGAACTTTGatcaatttaaatttttttaagaACGGCAACTTCTTGACATAATAATAAAGACGGGCACGTAATTTATACTGACTTTTTAATGTGTTGGCGTTTACACCCTTTCCAGGTCACTAGGACAATGCTTTATTCCGACTTGGCGTAATACGTCAACGCGTCGTGAAGTCCAAGGCAACACATTTGCTATTCTCGTAGTTACTTATCTAGACGCCACCATAAATTTGAAGTAATCTTGAATGTTACCTATACCCATGTAAGTTCCACAAACTGCATATGCACTCTGTTTGAAAAAATGGTTTTCGTTCTGCGTGTAGGCCTAAAGGATAGAATCACATAACATTCAACTATTATACGCATGCACACGGCAGTCTCATAAAAAATCAGATGTACAGTGGAGTGGCGACTCTTCCACCTTCGATTGTCACTTTTAGTTGCTGCTGCGTTAGCTAATAGTCGCCTTTGTTCTGTAGGAAGTCGAATGCCTTTTCCACATcttgttttacattgcttgatAGGAGAAAATCGCTGGCAAGTTCTTGAAGTCCTAGTTTGTAGTCTTCGTATGTCCTTTTTGGCAAACTGTTGTTCGTGGGATGATTAATTCAAATCTGGGTTGGGCAACTGCCAGTCTCCTCATAGCAAACACCGTAAAGAACGCCATTGTACAATCAAAGATCACACGACTCATTAGACACCAGTCATTCAAACCCATTCCATATATCCTTCGACTCGTAAGTAGCCGTCTGATGACAATTAAAACACTCACGATCCGTGATATTTTTGTGGGCTTTTACAAATCGAGTGGTGGGAAGGGTCAAAAGATTTCACAGCTGAACGAATCGTAGAAACCTCTTAGTATATCACAATACGGCACATCGGGACACTTAACAAGTAGATCCTTCGAATACAGTCTAACGACTGGGATAATACCTACTACAAGCTTCATATATTGCCTGTCCTTATAAATCACGCTAATTTATTCTTGTTAGGCACATTCTACAGTATATCTTTTTTCTTATTTATGTTAGATAACTTGTTTCCCAAGAAATGACTGGTTTATAGATTCCTTGCTCTGCCCCGATAATGTTACTGTACAACTAAGAACAGTAAGCAAATTTTCTGCGTTAATATATAAAAGTCTTCGGAGTATTTGGCATTCAAAAGAGGAACTAGACTTGCTGTACGTCTGTGGGCATATGATTGccaaaacagagtaaattgcTGAAGGAATTATCTTCGGCAGGCTGAGGCTTCGCGTTAGTGGTAGGCTTTTGCGAAGAAGGTAGGGTgaagaaaagccaagcgaccgCAGGGAGGGGGGGTAGTTTTCAGGGGAACTATTTAAATCAAGTGAAACTTAGGTGAGGTACCCTAGGCTGCACGTGCATCGAAAATTTAGACAGCGTCAACGTATGGCAATCGTAAACTGCGATTGTCAACGAGGAAAGAGTCTCGGTTTCACCCGTAATAGACCCTAAAGTCACACCATTCACTGTAACTGTAATCACAAAACAGTTGTTTTTCGTGTCACTGTTGTGcgcaaattttgttcaaatagtGACTACAGCAGTCGAATACACTTGTTGTGGGTAAAACTACACAACACTCGTAAAACAGGAAAACACGTAAACAACGCAATTCCGGAGAATGTATTATGCAACTACGATATTTGACCGTGACAACGAAAGTATGTCCTACGGTATAATGTTGTTATATTATTAGCTCAGATGACGTGGTTGATAAAGCAATGGATTACTCGTAAAAAGGTCGTAAACTGCACCATTCAAGACATTACATGACCTGCTCTTGACATTGTCAAAACTCGACCATGAACGTGTTGACGTAATTTTTACCTCTGAATGGCAAGGACAGGATATTGATAGTGACGTATTATCAAATGTTTACAACGTCACTCAAGTTCACCTCCACCAATATCGATTAATGTGTCTCAAAGTGAGGCGTTTATGACAGCACGAATTCTTCATAAAGTGCTGTCCAACGCATTACTGTCAGAATACGGATTGGCACCACAACAACTACAAGTTCGCAGAGAAACTCTACCCAGCCTTTAGAAGAGGGACATAACCCATTTTTCGTTTAATTCAGTCGTCCATATTCATCTGGCCCGCGAGCAGTTGATTACCTTGGTTTATAAAGGTGAGTATTTTTAACATAGTAAGCTTCATATCTTCAAACAGAGTTGAAGTAAGTGCTGTAAGCCAATTAAACACTTCGCTACCCATACACGTTcgtttataatgattttctggTTTTTGAGACAGTTGAACAATTGGTTGGGCGAAGAGTTTGTATTTATTATAGAATAAAAGTTTTaagtgttttaaaaaatataaaaaggaACTGAACTATAATTACACagtttaaatttgaaaagtttaccCTCAACATTTAAAGATACGGATTTATGTAATTGTTacgaaaaatatcaatttcctaTGCAACTGAATATGTTGACATCGATAAGTTGATGAACGAGGGCAACAAATGCAGTGAGAAGTGCGATGCTCAGACTGAGGCAATGAAAGACAATATCGATTTTGCAATTAAATGCGTCAAAAACCAGTTGTTATGAggagatacacagaacaaattcATCGCTTATCGCCTTAAACTCTTGACTTCTGTGTAGCATCAAATTTCTAGTAAACTGTATATGGAATGTGTGATCATCGGTCAGAAATAACGCTCTGATTAGCAAGAACATACCCTTTAATCGGTAGACTAGTGAGGGCGAACATGAGCCAGTAAATATTAGCGTCACCAGTGTCGTTCATTGCATGAAATATGCCATTAATCTCTGTACGCTAGTAACAATATTCTAGATCTTTTCCCTTGTGTTTGCAATGGGCTGTTCAGGACAAAATTGCCATATGTATGGAATGGTACTGACATATTTTGTCATTCCTATTATCCCCAGATGTCTTCCCCAAGTCTACGTTGTCAGTTACTAGTACTAATCGGCTGTGTTATAGTATCGTCTGCAACTGATGCAGGTAAGATTTGTTTGTTACTATAACGTACTAATATTTGTATGTTAACTTTTCAAAAGCTTTGAATAATTTAGCTTTTCAGTACGATGCTTCTACTTTTCCTCACAGAAAGAATGTTAGGAAGATTATTCAATAAGTTCTGTAGTCGACACGGAGATCTGATATCAGAAGAAAACACGACTGTTCATCAAATGATAAATGACAACATTCCTGGTTTAATATCACATCAGTAATCTagtaattttgttgacataatctTCATTTGTGACTTTTGATAATCTTGACGCGCAGCTTACCTATTCAGACACCTATTCAATCCACTTTGCAACGGTGGTACCAGGTGGCCCAAGATGATActatttttattgtcattttctgttaGTTATTTGGAGCACATGAATTTCTTATTTACCTTGAACGATACCGATTATTTGACCTGTGTGACATCATTTTCTCTTatcaatgtattttttttcagatttgtcaCTAGAAATCTATACCATCTTCAACCCAATGCCCTTTATGGTGACCTTTGAAACGGGAACGAATGTGTCAATCAACGTCATGTCAATTACAGTCAGAAACAATGGCCAAGATGATCTCCCCTCTCTCAGTGATGGTCAATTCCATTATGACATGGGTATGTACATCACCGCATTGGAGGGGGACAAGATGCTGGATCCAGTTCAAGTCGATTCTTTCTCTCTGAACGATGACGTAGTTTTGCGCCGAGCCAATGGTATTGTTGCTGGTGGTGACCAAGCCTACCAAGTGCCTGATTGGCCAACTGCTGTGATCAACTACCCAGCCGAGAAATGCAAAACACATAGCCACCTTTGTGTTGTCATAGAACACATCGGTAATTACACAGACTACAATAGTGACAATGACTTCTTCTGCCTGCCATTTGTCGATGGTTTATTCAGCGAATCAGTGGGACCAACAAACTGTCCGTCAGGTAAGTTTGCCTTGACTGGTCGGCAATCAATTAAAGAGATATTAGGTTCTCTGTGTCGAGACACAGGAATTCaaagatgagcttaaattttgatgacagaaaAGGATACAAAAATTCGTAGAAAGACCATttgagatagatagatagatagatagatagatagatagatagatagatagatagatagatagatagatagatagatagatagatatattacacagacagacagacagatagatagatagatagataaatagataaatagatatattagacagacagatagatagatagatagatagatagatagatagatagatagatagatagatagatagatagatagatagatagatagatagatagatagatagatagatagatagatagatagatagatagatgataaTCATAATcgtaataataattttaacgTACGACATACGCAGATGGAATACAACTGAAAGTATTTCAAACATTTAATAGGACAGTGTTAAAGCTATTGAATACCTTGGAGCAATTCCTTAACATGGCAATTGTTTCATCCCTACAGACGTTGTACCAGTAACGTTGAAAATCGCCAACGATGAGCTTCCAGCATTTGTATATGACACACCAAGCGAAATCACGCTCGATATTGAACTTCACAATGCGGGAGGCACTGCTGTTCCTGGTGGTGTCGAGAATCTTGGATTCAGCGCTTTCATTGCCAGCAACAACAGCATGGACGCTGACTTTAAGGTCGACTGTGGTGACGTCAATGTCAACTCAACCAATTTGTTGAATTCTATCGGACCTTGGAGCGATACTGTATACAGTGACGTCAGAGTTACTGTCACTATACCCCAGCTACACTGTAGCGATTTCAACTACCTCTGCATCGTCTTCAAGAAAGGTTAGCATCTTTACTGTTTTTTTCTAATTGAAGATGTAATTAAATTTTATGACATCCAACAAATGGTTTCTAATACGAATTtcatacatttatttcaaaatctgaGATGTTCGCATATGCTTACATCAGCATTTGCTCGTTTAATCTCAATGTGAGAATAAATAAGggtacaaattgaaaacaaaaactgtagagGCCTAGCTGCGCTAGTTGTatatatgttttatttgttcTGTAAATTTGTGCtattcaaatttcatattttcattgctGAAGAATAGCAGTCGTacaaagttttatcaaataCCATGTATCATTTTTTTCGCAGCCTCTGACAACGCAACATTCGAAGACGACGACAGCAACAACCTTATATGTCTACCATTTGACGAAGTTGCCGATGGTGGCGCTGGTGCTGTCGTCTGCCCAAGCGAAGATCCCGACCAGGAAACCCCGGCAAAGTTTTCAATGGGAAACGTGGCATTGTGGGCTCTCCTCGGAGTTGCCTGCTTTCTATTGGTATCGGGCATCTTACTCTTCTTGTGTTTCCTGTGTCTTACATTCATCAGTGTCCAAAGAAAGAAGAACAAAGTTGATGCTGAACAACAAAACCACATGATCGTTATCGACGTCAACAAAGTGGAGAATACAATACCGACACCAATTACTGCGTGGGAAATACAGTATATGTGATTTAATACAGCCATCTAAATCAgcataaaaatactaaattacaTGGCCTTTGGTGGTGCTATTACCGTTAAGCACGATTGCaagatatgtatattgaagGAAGTCAGAGAGACGATACACTTGGTAGTTTTACTAAATTGTCGGAAAGATGAAACGGAAATTTACAGAATCAAAGCGCTTCTTTTAACTCGCGTCTGGAAGCCATCAAGAAAGTAATCGACATGTATCGCTTGGTGATGACTTTTTGAGACAAACATTTCTGTCGTTTACATATCCTGTCCATAACGTCAAAAAACATGGGCCCTGGTAAAGTAATTCCGACAAAATGCGATTAATTAGACTAATAGAAATAACATGTACAACGGACGTCAtggtcagagagagagagagagagaggagagagagagagagagagagagagagagagagagaggagagagagagagagagagagagagagagagagagacagacagacagacagacagacagacagacagacagatagtttgactgacggacggacagacagacagacagacagacagacagacagacagacagttagTAGGGAGGAAAGGAGAAAGCGGGGATGATTTGCTAGAATATATGTCGACTATCATTTGTGGgatattacatttttttaaaagttgaatgtaGACATGTGCAATAATTTGACAACCTGAACTTAGTAGTCTGAAGTTTtgaagttgttgttgtttatttagtATTTAATGAGCATTGCATCTTAATCGTTGTAGTCTTTTTTTTCCGAAGTAAAACTTTTACTTGCCCTTCCGATTGTTTTATAGGTTAAAGGCTAGGAATAAAGTAATGTCCGAGTAATTAGCCCAAACTTAcatatcatattatatatatatatatatatatattatatatatatatatatatatatatatatatatatatatatatatatatatatataatatata
Coding sequences within:
- the LOC139124828 gene encoding uncharacterized protein, whose product is MSSPSLRCQLLVLIGCVIVSSATDADLSLEIYTIFNPMPFMVTFETGTNVSINVMSITVRNNGQDDLPSLSDGQFHYDMGMYITALEGDKMLDPVQVDSFSLNDDVVLRRANGIVAGGDQAYQVPDWPTAVINYPAEKCKTHSHLCVVIEHIGNYTDYNSDNDFFCLPFVDGLFSESVGPTNCPSDVVPVTLKIANDELPAFVYDTPSEITLDIELHNAGGTAVPGGVENLGFSAFIASNNSMDADFKVDCGDVNVNSTNLLNSIGPWSDTVYSDVRVTVTIPQLHCSDFNYLCIVFKKASDNATFEDDDSNNLICLPFDEVADGGAGAVVCPSEDPDQETPAKFSMGNVALWALLGVACFLLVSGILLFLCFLCLTFISVQRKKNKVDAEQQNHMIVIDVNKVENTIPTPITAWEIQYM